Proteins encoded in a region of the Scyliorhinus canicula chromosome 2, sScyCan1.1, whole genome shotgun sequence genome:
- the mettl21a gene encoding protein N-lysine methyltransferase METTL21A isoform X2 codes for MALLPYDGAMIPGLRKFHEASATFHYAKRDIVIRQNWNQLGVAAVVWDAAIVLCTYLELGTVKLRDRTVIELGAGADVTVTDRGVALQFLESNLRENIPPDLRSRARARELSWGVDLHQFKAGSYDVVLGADVVYLEETFPALLETLEYLSSEQTTILLSCRIRYERDQNFLQMLGSRFAVEKVYYDTEKDVHVYKAQKRMVKEDL; via the exons ATGGCTTTACTGCCGTATGATGGTGCAATGATACCAGGACTCCGGAAGTTCCATGAAGCATCAGCAACTTTTCACTATGCCAAGAGAGATATAGTGATCAGACAGAACTGGAATCAGCTTGGGGTAGCAGCAGTAGTGTGGGATGCA GCCATTGTACTTTGTACATATCTTGAACTAGGAACAGTCAAGCTCCGAGACCGTACTGTGATAGAGCTGGGAGCAG GTGCTGATGTAACAGTCACTGACAGGGGAGTGGCGTTACAGTTCCTGGAGTCTAATCTCCGAGAAAACATCCCTCCTGACCTCCGGAGCAGGGCGCGGGCCAGGGAGCTGAGCTGGGGGGTGGATCTGCACCAGTTTAAGGCGGGCAGCTACGATGTGGTCCTAGGGGCAGACGTGGTTTACCTGGAGGAGACCTTCCCAGCCCTGCTGGAGACTTTGGAATACCTCAGCTCCGAGCAGACTACAATCCTGCTGTCCTGCCGTATCCGCTACGAGCGAGACCAGAACTTCCTGCAGATGCTCGGGAGTCGCTTTGCGGTGGAAAAAGTCTATTACGACACTGAGAAGGATGTTCATGTTTATAAGGCACAGAAAAGAATGGTGAAGGAAGATctttaa
- the mettl21a gene encoding protein N-lysine methyltransferase METTL21A isoform X1, which translates to MALLPYDGAMIPGLRKFHEASATFHYAKRDIVIRQNWNQLGVAAVVWDAAIVLCTYLELGTVKLRDRTVIELGAGTGLVGIVAALLGADVTVTDRGVALQFLESNLRENIPPDLRSRARARELSWGVDLHQFKAGSYDVVLGADVVYLEETFPALLETLEYLSSEQTTILLSCRIRYERDQNFLQMLGSRFAVEKVYYDTEKDVHVYKAQKRMVKEDL; encoded by the exons ATGGCTTTACTGCCGTATGATGGTGCAATGATACCAGGACTCCGGAAGTTCCATGAAGCATCAGCAACTTTTCACTATGCCAAGAGAGATATAGTGATCAGACAGAACTGGAATCAGCTTGGGGTAGCAGCAGTAGTGTGGGATGCA GCCATTGTACTTTGTACATATCTTGAACTAGGAACAGTCAAGCTCCGAGACCGTACTGTGATAGAGCTGGGAGCAGGTACAGGATTAGTCGGAATAGTTGCAGCACTGTTAG GTGCTGATGTAACAGTCACTGACAGGGGAGTGGCGTTACAGTTCCTGGAGTCTAATCTCCGAGAAAACATCCCTCCTGACCTCCGGAGCAGGGCGCGGGCCAGGGAGCTGAGCTGGGGGGTGGATCTGCACCAGTTTAAGGCGGGCAGCTACGATGTGGTCCTAGGGGCAGACGTGGTTTACCTGGAGGAGACCTTCCCAGCCCTGCTGGAGACTTTGGAATACCTCAGCTCCGAGCAGACTACAATCCTGCTGTCCTGCCGTATCCGCTACGAGCGAGACCAGAACTTCCTGCAGATGCTCGGGAGTCGCTTTGCGGTGGAAAAAGTCTATTACGACACTGAGAAGGATGTTCATGTTTATAAGGCACAGAAAAGAATGGTGAAGGAAGATctttaa